The following DNA comes from Microbacterium wangchenii.
CGACTGGAACCCGGCGGCCTCCAGCGTGGCGATCACGACGGCCTGGTGGTCGGCGCCCCGCGTCTCGACGCTCAGCTGCAGGATCACTTCGCTGATCTGAAGGCCCTGGCCGTGCCGCGTGTGCAGCACCTCGATGACATTGGCGCCCGCCTGCGCGAGGAGCTCCGCCACGCGCGCGAGCTGGCCCGGACGATCGGGGAGCGGGATGCGCAGCGTCATGTACCGCCCGGAGGCGGCCAACCCGTGCGCCACGACGCGCTGCAGCAGCAGCGGGTCGATGTTGCCACCGGAGAGGACCGTCACCGTGGGGCCGGTGGGGCGGACCTTGCCCGCGAGGATGGCGGCCACCCCCGCCGCACCGGCGGGCTCGACGACCTGCTTGGCGCGCTCGAGCAGGACCAGGAGGGCGCGCGCGATGTCGTCCTCGGTGACTGTGACGACCTCGTCGACGTACTCCTGGACCAGCGCGAAGGTCAGGTCGCCCGGACGCGCCACCGCGATGCCGTCGGCGATCGTCGGGCGCGTCTCCACCACGAGCGGACGGCCCGCCTGGAGGGAGGACGGGTAGGCGGCGGAGTTCTCCGCCTGCACGCCGACGACGCGGACGGTGCGTCCCACCGCGGCCGCGCGCAGCTTGACGGCGGCGGCGACACCGGCGGCCAGTCCCCCGCCGCCGATCCCGATCACGACGGTGGCGAGGTCGGGCAGCTCCTCGAAGAGCTCCAGGCCGAGCGTGCCCTGACCCAGGACGATGTCGGGGTGGTCGAAGGGGTGGATGAGCACGGCGCCCGTGCGCTCGGCATGTTCGGCGGCCAGGCGCAGGGGCGTCTCGACGGTGGCGCCCTCCAGGATGACCTCGGCGCCGTACCCGCGCGTGGCCAGCAGCTTGGGAACGGGGACACCG
Coding sequences within:
- the ilvA gene encoding threonine ammonia-lyase; the encoded protein is MTVSASPAVTAPTLAGFEDAAAVLDGIIARTPLDESQHLSEVLGVPVHLKLENLQRTGSFKIRGATYRLSRLTAEERARGVVAASAGNHAQGVALAAQQLGIPATIFMPLGVPVPKLLATRGYGAEVILEGATVETPLRLAAEHAERTGAVLIHPFDHPDIVLGQGTLGLELFEELPDLATVVIGIGGGGLAAGVAAAVKLRAAAVGRTVRVVGVQAENSAAYPSSLQAGRPLVVETRPTIADGIAVARPGDLTFALVQEYVDEVVTVTEDDIARALLVLLERAKQVVEPAGAAGVAAILAGKVRPTGPTVTVLSGGNIDPLLLQRVVAHGLAASGRYMTLRIPLPDRPGQLARVAELLAQAGANVIEVLHTRHGQGLQISEVILQLSVETRGADHQAVVIATLEAAGFQSTIVAD